In the genome of Candidatus Desulfatibia profunda, one region contains:
- a CDS encoding sulfite exporter TauE/SafE family protein — protein MIESFFLTVNEWIAGGTAIAALGCFVWGIVSVLFSPCHLASIPLIIAYVGGQHRASTPRQASSYAALFTLGLFITIAVLGIVCALLGRMLGDVGNYWQVLIGLVLIWVALGMLGLEKCTMSGSLLYRLNLRGRFGAFGLGLAYGILSGSCTFGFIAPILAIITVQQKLAAGILFIVLFAVGHCLPIVVAGSSTAAVRRLMENSTWQGAGNWFRKCAGVIVGVLGLYFMINPFWGS, from the coding sequence ATGATTGAATCGTTCTTTTTGACGGTAAACGAGTGGATTGCCGGCGGGACAGCGATTGCCGCCCTGGGCTGTTTTGTTTGGGGAATAGTCAGCGTGCTGTTCAGTCCGTGCCATCTGGCATCGATACCGCTCATCATTGCCTATGTGGGCGGCCAACACCGGGCATCGACTCCCAGACAGGCGAGTTCTTATGCGGCCCTGTTTACGCTGGGTCTGTTTATCACCATCGCCGTACTCGGCATTGTTTGCGCTTTATTGGGCCGGATGCTTGGGGACGTGGGGAATTACTGGCAGGTTCTGATCGGCCTGGTGCTGATCTGGGTAGCCTTAGGCATGCTGGGCCTAGAAAAATGCACCATGTCCGGAAGCCTGCTGTATCGTCTAAACTTAAGGGGACGGTTCGGAGCGTTTGGACTGGGTCTGGCGTACGGGATTCTTTCAGGTTCCTGTACGTTCGGATTTATCGCTCCGATTCTGGCGATTATTACGGTCCAGCAAAAACTGGCAGCCGGGATTCTGTTTATTGTGCTGTTTGCCGTCGGCCACTGCCTGCCGATTGTTGTTGCGGGAAGTTCAACCGCGGCAGTCAGGCGACTGATGGAAAACAGCACATGGCAGGGCGCCGGAAACTGGTTTCGCAAATGCGCCGGAGTGATCGTCGGAGTTCTGGGCCTATATTTCATGATCAACCCATTTTGGGGGAGCTGA